A single genomic interval of Juglans regia cultivar Chandler chromosome 1, Walnut 2.0, whole genome shotgun sequence harbors:
- the LOC108993580 gene encoding protein FATTY ACID EXPORT 2, chloroplastic-like isoform X2: protein MANVLIGIPQFSLLVVRRRVGFRSHWETRNNGGISGTICCSSRRLSELRSSWGFGVRSDQRRCLLAASGAVSFDPVQAPTIYSSRLDTATGGGGDGDEFGNRGGGGGGDNKDGEECGGGSGENSKEMAGMSMSQKLTLAYAALLGVGGAIVYMISGSLNSLLAGGLSASLLYFVYATLPTKPILASSIGLV from the exons ATGGCGAACGTCTTAATTGGTATTCCCCAGTTCTCTCTACTTGTCGTGCGGCGAAGGGTTGGATTTCGCTCACATTGGGAAACCCGCAACAACGGTGGTATTAGCGGCACCATTTGCTGTTCAAGCCGACGGCTTTCAGAACTGCGATCTTCTTGGGGATTTGGAGTCAGATCGGATCAAAGACGGTGTCTTTTGGCTGCTTCTGGGGCCGTCTCTTTTGACCCAGTTCAAGCGCCCACCATATACTCCTCCCGACTGGATACTGCTACTGGCGGTGGTGGTGACGGAGATGAATTCGGTAACAGAGGCGGAGGCGGTGGTGGTGACAACAAAGACGGCGAAGAGTGCGGAGGCGGCTCAGGCGAAAACAGCAAGGAGATGGCAGGCATGTCCATGTCTCAAAAGTTAACTCTGGCTTATGCCGCTCTTCTTGGAG TGGGTGGAGCTATTGTCTACATGATTAGTGGCAGCCTGAACTCACTGCTGGCAGGGGGACTATCAGCCTCACTACTGTATTTTGTTTATGCTACGCTTCCCACAAAACCCATTCTTGCATCATCCATAGGGCTTG TTTGA
- the LOC108993580 gene encoding protein FATTY ACID EXPORT 2, chloroplastic-like isoform X1: MANVLIGIPQFSLLVVRRRVGFRSHWETRNNGGISGTICCSSRRLSELRSSWGFGVRSDQRRCLLAASGAVSFDPVQAPTIYSSRLDTATGGGGDGDEFGNRGGGGGGDNKDGEECGGGSGENSKEMAGMSMSQKLTLAYAALLGVGGAIVYMISGSLNSLLAGGLSASLLYFVYATLPTKPILASSIGLGLSVALLGVMGTRFEIFGKIYPRLVSLVSLIMTGGYLHGIMRSLR; this comes from the exons ATGGCGAACGTCTTAATTGGTATTCCCCAGTTCTCTCTACTTGTCGTGCGGCGAAGGGTTGGATTTCGCTCACATTGGGAAACCCGCAACAACGGTGGTATTAGCGGCACCATTTGCTGTTCAAGCCGACGGCTTTCAGAACTGCGATCTTCTTGGGGATTTGGAGTCAGATCGGATCAAAGACGGTGTCTTTTGGCTGCTTCTGGGGCCGTCTCTTTTGACCCAGTTCAAGCGCCCACCATATACTCCTCCCGACTGGATACTGCTACTGGCGGTGGTGGTGACGGAGATGAATTCGGTAACAGAGGCGGAGGCGGTGGTGGTGACAACAAAGACGGCGAAGAGTGCGGAGGCGGCTCAGGCGAAAACAGCAAGGAGATGGCAGGCATGTCCATGTCTCAAAAGTTAACTCTGGCTTATGCCGCTCTTCTTGGAG TGGGTGGAGCTATTGTCTACATGATTAGTGGCAGCCTGAACTCACTGCTGGCAGGGGGACTATCAGCCTCACTACTGTATTTTGTTTATGCTACGCTTCCCACAAAACCCATTCTTGCATCATCCATAGGGCTTG GCCTGTCTGTTGCACTTTTGGGAGTGATGGGTACTCGTTTTGAGATATTTGGGAAGATATATCCACGTCTTGTATCTTTGGTGTCGCTTATAATGACTGGTGGTTACTTACATGGGATTATGCGGAGTCTACGCTGA